A region from the Mercenaria mercenaria strain notata chromosome 7, MADL_Memer_1, whole genome shotgun sequence genome encodes:
- the LOC123555319 gene encoding uncharacterized protein LOC123555319 codes for MRTLLIVVVFVCCVDTATGYCYAEEVHEDQCTTRDGVTIPAGSELHFPDKCEKCTCSSTPGKTSLFLSCCGYGIHAGVYAPPPGCKVIAGDDGCSVKIVQITDESQPCSH; via the exons ATGAGGACTCTTTTAATTGTCGTTGTATTTGTTTGCTGCGTAGATACAGCAACGGGATACTGTTACGCAGAAGAAGTTC ATGAAGACCAATGCACGACGAGAGATGGTGTAACAATACCAGCTGGGAGCGAGCTTCATTTTCCAGACAAGTGTGAGAAATGTACATGTTCAAGTACCCCCGGTAAAACGTcattatttttgtcatgttgCGG ttatggCATACACGCTGGTGTTTATGCTCCGCCGCCTGGTTGTAAAGTGATTGCCGGAGACGACGGTTGTTCCGTCAAGATTGTTCAGATAACAGACGAATCTCAACCATGTTCGCATTAA